TCGGAGCGAGGccggtgggaggagagagaatctATGCGGCGTTACTTGTTTTTTggcaggatggagagagaaggacaagaACAGACGTTGGACTGAATCCATGTGAGCTCGTCTGCGTTTCCCTTTTTGAACAGATCTGTACTTcagacttcaggaggagccgtAAAGGTTCCGTTGGCTCTGTCACACGTCAGAACATCGATGACGGGGAACATCCGCCCAATGAGACGTCCTCAGATCACAACGAGGTGTTCAGATGAACACCAACGACTAAGTGGTTGAAAACTACATCATCAATGGCTGCAGAATTGTAGTTTTTCCGGTTTACGTTCATTCACGTCATCTCCACATTCATCAAGCATAAAGAACTACGATTAATTTGGGCAGTTCTCGGTCAAGGAAACGATGGATTCAGCCCCTGAAGAGCTTTTTAGCAACAAGAGGTTTATGAGAGATTATTCCCAGAAGGCTGGAAATCCTTCAGGGTCCTTCTGTTCTGTTCTTGTTATTTTGGACTCACAGGACAAACGGACGGCTCTGGACATTTTAGGgagaatttttttcttcttttgctaTGCGAGCGGCTCGCCACATCTCCCCTCCATTGTCCTGCCCTCGTAATCTTTGTGCCCTCTTATCAGAACACTctggaggaatgtgtgtgtgtgtgtgtgtgtgtgtgttttcttaaaGCCAACTGCCCACAGACAAACCCAAAACAAGAGCTGCCCCAGAGACGTCTGAGCCGGAGGCGAGATAAGCGGAGCCGGGACAAAGAGGCCGAAATAACACCGAAGATCTTAAAGATCAAAAGATACTTGGAGGAaccgtgcaggtgtgtgtgtgtgtgtgtgtgtgtgtgtgtgtcagacataGTTAGTCATTGTCGGAGCACCGGTACACTCGTAATCTGCATAAAGCACAACGCCGCCCGGCTTTAGTTGTTATCTCCGGCtttgaggaggaccaggagggttTGATGACACGAGTccccgcggtgcgttcaggtgttcCTCAGAGGAACGCGGGGCGCTCCTCTCCGTACCTGAAGCGCTCCTCCTGCAGCGCCTGCATGAGCAGCGTGTAGTCCCTCTGGTAGAGGCCCTTCAGGCCGTCCAGGTTCTCCTCCAGCCTCGACTGGCCCTCCCGCAGCTCCTGCgcctcctgcagcagcagctccaggccGGAGCTCTGGCTCCTCTCCAGCGTGTTTCCCCTGGAGCTCggcgggcccccgggggcccccgtgGTGCTGTTGGCGCCCGCCGAGCCCGACGTGGCGCTCGAGCAGTCGTCCTCGCTGCCGTACCTGGGACTCGGCAGCGGGTGgggcccggcggcggcggcgggcagcGAGTGTCCGCCGCCGCCCCCGCCGCcgcgcccccctcctcctccgccgccgcgcCGTCGTCCAGAGAGTCCTTCAGCGACGGGATGTCGTCGGCGCTGCCGAACCGGTGGCGGATCAGCGACGCGATCTCCCGTGGCTTGGAGACGACGGCGCCGGCGGCCGAGTGCGTGGCGTGGGAGAAGCTGGAGAGGCCGCCCTTCACGCTGTCCACCACGCCCTCGCTGAAGCCCGTGACCTTGGCGCCGACGCCCTTCAGGCCCTGCTGCATGTCGCGCAGCACATCCTTGGGGTGGCGCGGGACGCCGCTGAGCTCCGCCTCCCGCAGCTTGCGGTGCTGGTGCTCCAGCTTcctctgcagctgctggatgCTCTGCGCAGACTTCTGGTTCTTCTTCTCAAAAACCTGGCGGGGCCACAGGAGGTTTCCGATGAGCGAGGGGGACCGGCGGCGAGCCGAGACTCGGACCGGCCGCCGCCCTCACCTGTTTGATGCGCGTGCTTTGCTGCCGGTCTGCGTCGTTGGCCAGCTGCAGGTACTCGGCGACGTTGTCGTCCCTCGCCGTCTGCTCGATCTTGATCTGCTCGGTGAGCTTGAGGATCTTCTGCTGCAGCTGGCCGATCGCCTGCTTGGTGCGCTGGGGGTCGGGGGCGGCGTCCTCGGCGCCCGGGAACGAGCCGTCGGCGCCGCACGGCACGGCCAGGGGCGTCGGGCCGAGGCCGCTCACTTCCAGCCGGTCGATCTGAGGAGGAGAAAGTACCAAATTAAAAAGTGTGAATTTCGCGTCGGAGGTCATTTTGCTGACACGtgcaaaaataataagaaaaggcTTCTGCATTTCTGCAGCGTCGCCAAGAAAGAGGGCAAAATGTGACGTTTTGAAAAAAGGCCACTGGCGGTCAGTTCCCCTGAAGAGGAAGACGCACGATGTTTTTAACTTTCGTTTACGCCGAAAAGAAAGtgagataaaaaagaaagaaagtcagtCTCCATCCCTGGAGCTCAACACTGAAGGGTAGGAGTGTGAATCCACTGCAAGACTCTCTGCCTTTGGTCAAAAGTGACAGGATCAGAAGGAAAAGAGCGTCAGACGAATCTCCACTTCCAATatttgtgtaaataaaaaaaaataaaccatcTAAACTGAGCTTTTCCTTTATGAAAGATTATAAAACAGTTCTCAATCACACATTTATAAATTCAAACAGTTGTGTTACAAAAACGTGCGATacgcatcatgaataatgtcgAGCACACGAATCCATCGTTTTACAGATCACATGGTATGAAATTGTattatttggtttattataaaataatgcagacgaTGTACAAAGTCTCTGCAGACTGTGTGCAAAGgttgttttcaatacatgagtgtaaatatgatgtgagatgtttgtaaattcacggtacaaaaggctaaaaaagggattaaaagaagatgtgtttctgttgtaggagtccaattatggaataatgttgaaatggatataagaatagtcaacttgttttttgttttcaaaggaattatttataaaacaattcttgagagttataagtgtgattgaaataaatttatatggaagatgtatgtggaagtatgtctgtatgtatatatatatatacacacatatatatatatatatgtatatatatcgttttttatttgatattacttttctgatttatttgatattaatttaggataggaatatataagcattttttgcttctacctatacctgttcagtctttctgttttgtatattatatagaatattgtattgtatttgattgactgaataacaatacacacacacacacggttatttGACCACAAAAGCCTCTGTGGAAGACACCGGCGCTATATTAAATATTCtctattcttcttctcttgcaCACAATAAGCAGCAGAACTTCACGGCCCAGATAAGAATGGACCCACACGGAACCAAAGCAACAGAGGCTCACCTGCGTGGCCCCAGCACCGTGACTATCTGGTGACGTCACCGCACTCAGAGTGAAAGATTCCTTTGGACGGACGTGACAAAGCTCCATAGAAATGACCCCTACATCAACATGTCGTAACGGCCGTCCCCGGAGCGCGCGCTCACCTTCCCGTGGGTCAGACGGAGGAACTGCTCCCAGTGCATCTTGCCCCCACACACTGAACACCGGCTGCGTGTTTTCATCCGGGTCCTCGCGCTTTGTCCAAGTTAATTTAAaaacaagttgttgtttttaatttgtaaacacCACCGTGAACTGACCCGCGCCGGTTCCTCGGCTCGCGCGGCTTGTTGTGAAAGTTGAGGCGCACCTGAAGTGAGCTGGCCggcgctaagccccgcccccttcccgcTCCCCGCCCCTTTCCTCACAGCTGAGGGATGACATCATCCTCCGAGCTGCCGTCAATCACTTCTCGCCAGAAGCAGAAATAGCTTTTCTTTTACCGTCATAGATTCACAGACATAAACTACACCTGTTATTAGAATAATACACGAGGGATActtaaatattaatacatagGGTTTATGTAAGATCTACCCTTAACTTTAGATGTAATACTTACATTAATACATAGAGTTTATGTAACATCTACCTTTAACTTTAGATGTAATACTTACATTAATACATAGGGTTT
The genomic region above belongs to Pseudoliparis swirei isolate HS2019 ecotype Mariana Trench chromosome 9, NWPU_hadal_v1, whole genome shotgun sequence and contains:
- the tmcc1a gene encoding LOW QUALITY PROTEIN: transmembrane and coiled-coil domains protein 1 (The sequence of the model RefSeq protein was modified relative to this genomic sequence to represent the inferred CDS: deleted 2 bases in 1 codon); translation: MSVGGLGQGLKQLFQHQRKRLSRSAVPSSSSSSSSSVASASGASPSAPEEDASGPPRRPESDPLSAPVVPPAAGRGSGVAAATMRRGTSLQSRRSRAPGSGSGSGDRDPLLRGSPRTPHRRHTHDPQQHTSRPRSSSINAAAAAPSSPTPGCTGGDVVLSSGYQSTEETDRIDRLEVSGLGPTPLAVPCGADGSFPGAEDAAPDPQRTKQAIGQLQQKILKLTEQIKIEQTARDDNVAEYLQLANDADRQQSTRIKQVFEKKNQKSAQSIQQLQRKLEHQHRKLREAELSGVPRHPKDVLRDMQQGLKGVGAKVTGFSEGVVDSVKGGLSSFSHATHSAAGAVVSKPREIASLIRHRFGSADDIPSLKDSLDDGAAAEEGGRGGGGGGGHSLPAAAAGPHPLPSPRYGSEDDCSSATSGSAGANSTTGAPGGPPSSRGNTLERSQSSGLELLLQEAQELREGQSRLEENLDGLKGLYQRDYTLLMQALQEERFRCERLEEQLNDLTELHQNEILNLKQELASMEEKIAYQSYERARDIQEALEACQTRISKMELQQQQQQVVQLEGLENATARTLLGKLINVLLALMAVLLVFVSTVANCVVPLMKTRSRSLSTLLLLLLLAFLWRNWDALSGFTHRALRPPG